The Papaver somniferum cultivar HN1 chromosome 3, ASM357369v1, whole genome shotgun sequence genome includes a region encoding these proteins:
- the LOC113355625 gene encoding myb family transcription factor EFM-like isoform X1: MSSSSELNQAEIKPQSYSLLLKSFGDHQIQQNHIHQPGQTQKLEEFLAHLEEEWLKIEAFKRELPLCMQLLANAMEASRQQLQTCRPPNQDEAARPVLEEFIPLKHSNTEGSEKASNISEKSSWMISAQLWSNSNEGITKQQQQLSKEETDQVSSEPKLALEDKKRNAGAFLPFSKEASDTCSSPTLRVLPDLALNSTSTDKEIIDEKKCIESENNRISCRRRDNNNSGIFNVKGGDGGNSMTEQGKVVAASQGDAQGNSNSTQAHRKARRCWSPDLHRRFVNALQMLGGSQVATPKQIRELMKVDGLTNDEVKSHLQKYRLHTRRPSPQSAGNPTPQLVVLGSIWVPPEYAAAAAAAHNNGGGGPTIYSTHPASLTSTHYCATPTQVAVPQEYYATQQQSHHLLHHNNLQLHHHHPHHIYKLSPSSKTPLSSPESDGNNTVSRGGGGGDQSESIEDGKSESSNWKGDSGCGGGGDHHNNTSEDEQRRGLASLRDESDKSNGTSDEHQITLKF; encoded by the exons ATGAGTTCTTCGTCTGAACTAAACCAAGCGGAAATCAAACCGCAAAGCTATTCATTACTCTTAAAATCATTTGGAGATCATCAAATACAACAAAACCATATTCATCAACCTGGCCAAACCCAAAAACTCGAAGAATTTCTCGCTCATCTCGAAGAAGAATGGCTCAAGATCGAAGCTTTTAAGCGTGAACTACCACTTTGCATGCAACTTCTTGCTAATG CCATGGAGGCATCACGGCAACAATTACAGACTTGTAGACCTCCAAACCAAGATGAGGCGGCAAGACCTGTACTAGAAGAATTCATACCTCTAAAACATTCAAATACTGAAGGATCAGAGAAAGCATCCAACATATCAGAGAAATCAAGTTGGATGATATCAGCACAGCTATGGAGTAACTCTAACGAAGGAATAAcgaaacagcagcagcagttgTCTAAAGAAGAAACTGATCAAGTTTCATCAGAACCAAAACTAGCGTTAGAGGATAAGAAAAGAAATGCAGGAGCGTTTCTTCCATTCTCAAAAGAAGCTTCAGATACATGCTCCAGTCCAACATTACGGGTTCTTCCTGATTTAGCACTTAATAGTACTTCAACCGACAAAGAAATCATTGATGAGAAAAAATGTATCGAGTCAGAAAATAATAGGATATCTTGTCGAAGGAGAGACAACAATAATTCTGGTATCTTCAACGTTAAAGGTGGTGACGGAGGTAACTCCATGACCGAACAAGGTAAAGTTGTAGCAGCTTCTCAAGGTGATGCACAAGGAAATTCAAACTCTACACAAGCACATAGAAAAGCAAGAAGATGTTGGTCACCGGATTTACACCGCAGATTCGTCAATGCTCTTCAGATGCTTGGAGGCTCACAAG TAGCCACCCCAAAACAAATAAGGGAGTTGATGAAAGTTGATGGTTTAACAAATGATGAAGTGAAGAGCCATTTGCAG AAATATAGACTCCATACAAGAAGGCCAAGTCCGCAATCAGCAGGAAATCCAACACCGCAGCTAGTAGTATTGGGTAGTATCTGGGTCCCACCAGAATAtgcagcagctgctgctgcagcacACAATAATGGAGGAGGAGGTCCTACAATATACAGTACACATCCTGCTTCCTTAACATCTACACATTATTGTGCAACACCAACTCAAGTAGCAGTACCACAGGAGTATTACGCTACACAACAGCAATCCCATCATCTTCTCCACCACAATAACCTTCAGCTCCACCATCATCATCCACACCACATTTACAAACTCTCGCCTTCGTCAAAAACACCACTAAGTTCACCGGAATCAGACGGTAATAACACCGTCAGTCGAGGAGGCGGAGGAGGTGACCAGTCAGAGAGCATCGAAGACGGGAAATCTGAAAGTAGTAACTGGAAAGGAGatagtggttgtggtggtggtggtgatcatCATAATAACACCAGTGAAGATGAACAAAGAAGAGGTTTGGCTTCATTGAGAGATGAAAGTGATAAAAGTAATGGTACTAGTGATGAACATCAAATTACACTCAAATTCTGA
- the LOC113355625 gene encoding myb family transcription factor EFM-like isoform X2, protein MSSSSELNQAEIKPQSYSLLLKSFGDHQIQQNHIHQPGQTQKLEEFLAHLEEEWLKIEAFKRELPLCMQLLANAMEASRQQLQTCRPPNQDEAARPVLEEFIPLKHSNTEGSEKASNISEKSSWMISAQLWSNSNEGITKQQQQLSKEETDQVSSEPKLALEDKKRNAGAFLPFSKEASDTCSSPTLRVLPDLALNSTSTDKEIIDEKKCIESENNRISCRRRDNNNSGIFNVKGGDGGNSMTEQGKVVAASQGDAQGNSNSTQAHRKARRCWSPDLHRRFVNALQMLGGSQATPKQIRELMKVDGLTNDEVKSHLQKYRLHTRRPSPQSAGNPTPQLVVLGSIWVPPEYAAAAAAAHNNGGGGPTIYSTHPASLTSTHYCATPTQVAVPQEYYATQQQSHHLLHHNNLQLHHHHPHHIYKLSPSSKTPLSSPESDGNNTVSRGGGGGDQSESIEDGKSESSNWKGDSGCGGGGDHHNNTSEDEQRRGLASLRDESDKSNGTSDEHQITLKF, encoded by the exons ATGAGTTCTTCGTCTGAACTAAACCAAGCGGAAATCAAACCGCAAAGCTATTCATTACTCTTAAAATCATTTGGAGATCATCAAATACAACAAAACCATATTCATCAACCTGGCCAAACCCAAAAACTCGAAGAATTTCTCGCTCATCTCGAAGAAGAATGGCTCAAGATCGAAGCTTTTAAGCGTGAACTACCACTTTGCATGCAACTTCTTGCTAATG CCATGGAGGCATCACGGCAACAATTACAGACTTGTAGACCTCCAAACCAAGATGAGGCGGCAAGACCTGTACTAGAAGAATTCATACCTCTAAAACATTCAAATACTGAAGGATCAGAGAAAGCATCCAACATATCAGAGAAATCAAGTTGGATGATATCAGCACAGCTATGGAGTAACTCTAACGAAGGAATAAcgaaacagcagcagcagttgTCTAAAGAAGAAACTGATCAAGTTTCATCAGAACCAAAACTAGCGTTAGAGGATAAGAAAAGAAATGCAGGAGCGTTTCTTCCATTCTCAAAAGAAGCTTCAGATACATGCTCCAGTCCAACATTACGGGTTCTTCCTGATTTAGCACTTAATAGTACTTCAACCGACAAAGAAATCATTGATGAGAAAAAATGTATCGAGTCAGAAAATAATAGGATATCTTGTCGAAGGAGAGACAACAATAATTCTGGTATCTTCAACGTTAAAGGTGGTGACGGAGGTAACTCCATGACCGAACAAGGTAAAGTTGTAGCAGCTTCTCAAGGTGATGCACAAGGAAATTCAAACTCTACACAAGCACATAGAAAAGCAAGAAGATGTTGGTCACCGGATTTACACCGCAGATTCGTCAATGCTCTTCAGATGCTTGGAGGCTCACAAG CCACCCCAAAACAAATAAGGGAGTTGATGAAAGTTGATGGTTTAACAAATGATGAAGTGAAGAGCCATTTGCAG AAATATAGACTCCATACAAGAAGGCCAAGTCCGCAATCAGCAGGAAATCCAACACCGCAGCTAGTAGTATTGGGTAGTATCTGGGTCCCACCAGAATAtgcagcagctgctgctgcagcacACAATAATGGAGGAGGAGGTCCTACAATATACAGTACACATCCTGCTTCCTTAACATCTACACATTATTGTGCAACACCAACTCAAGTAGCAGTACCACAGGAGTATTACGCTACACAACAGCAATCCCATCATCTTCTCCACCACAATAACCTTCAGCTCCACCATCATCATCCACACCACATTTACAAACTCTCGCCTTCGTCAAAAACACCACTAAGTTCACCGGAATCAGACGGTAATAACACCGTCAGTCGAGGAGGCGGAGGAGGTGACCAGTCAGAGAGCATCGAAGACGGGAAATCTGAAAGTAGTAACTGGAAAGGAGatagtggttgtggtggtggtggtgatcatCATAATAACACCAGTGAAGATGAACAAAGAAGAGGTTTGGCTTCATTGAGAGATGAAAGTGATAAAAGTAATGGTACTAGTGATGAACATCAAATTACACTCAAATTCTGA
- the LOC113355626 gene encoding protein ECERIFERUM 2: protein MSSSVSITRKKTLGSIKEVEDGKFCNLSVLDRVMEPFSLRIVLYYQFPANTDFTKLKKKFGISISYTLSAFTIVVGRLRPNPTPSEGHWHIKCNDAGVRTIEARAKCSLNEWLMSVTREKELELIYWDEMPNNPHLWSTFYVQLTEFEEGGFAVGLSCAHLLADATTATMFLKAWADSHLLRKLQSPPLFHPLPPRKPCTSNTENHEPYSDLISHYKSSIESISNSITASKGEEYSTITFAFSDEMVRKCIFEASSNSSPFAALAALFWVCISKVKGRNDGLINMCVCLDMRNVLGLGKEFFGNCMVFKKVSGDIGVVDKEAGLANAARAIQNVVCEMEEKERIMDLIEWLEKNSGTHRLFQPINGNDIICANWDKLDPYSAEFESGFNPVRASYHLGPVFGEGQVIILPSPKDSEKEGSMGRVVMVTLPKDEAAKLIEESLILNLSPNILMKS from the exons ATGTCATCTTCTGTTTCAATAACGCGTAAGAAAACGTTGGGATCTATTAAAGAGGTTGAAGATGGCAAATTCTGTAACCTATCAGTACTCGACCGTGTCATGGAACCGTTTAGCCTCCGCATCGTCTTATACTATCAATTTCCAGCTAATACCGATTTCACCAAGCTGAAGAAAAAGTTCGGTATTTCAATATCATACACACTTTCAGCATTTACAATTGTGGTTGGGAGGTTGAGACCAAACCCTACGCCGTCAGAGGGTCACTGGCATATCAAATGCAACGATGCTGGCGTGAGAACCATTGAAGCAAGAGCAAAATGTAGCCTTAACGAGTGGCTGATGTCTGTGACCAGAGAGAAGGAGCTCGAGCTTATTTATTGGGATGAAATGCCTAACAATCCACATTTATGGTCTACCTTCTATGTTCAG CTTACAGAATTTGAAGAAGGTGGCTTTGCAGTTGGATTAAGCTGTGCCCATCTGCTTGCAGACGCAACGACTGCCACCATGTTTCTCAAAGCCTGGGCTGATTCCCACCTACTGAGGAAATTGCAATCTCCTCCATTGTTCCACCCCTTGCCACCACGAAAACCGTGCACCAGCAATACAGAAAACCATGAACCGTACTCCGACTTGATCAGCCACTACAAATCATCTATAGAAAGCATCTCTAACTCAATCACTGCATCAAAAGGTGAAGAGTACTCAACAATCACTTTTGCTTTTAGTGATGAAATGGTTAGAAAATGCATATTTGAGGCATCATCAAACTCATCGCCTTTTGCTGCACTGGCTGCACTGTTTTGGGTATGCATTAGTAAGGTGAAAGGGAGAAACGACGGGCTTATCAACATGTGTGTGTGTTTAGATATGAGAAATGTGTTGGGACTTGGAAAAGAATTTTTTGGCAAttgtatggttttcaagaagGTGTCTGGAGACATTGGGGTAGTAGATAAAGAAGCTGGACTAGCGAATGCGGCTCGGGCAATACAGAACGTTGTTTGTGAAATGGAGGAAAAGGAAAGGATTATGGATTTGATTGAATGGCTAGAAAAGAATTCTGGTACTCATCGGTTATTCCAACCGATTAATGGTAATGATATTATATGTGCTAACTGGGATAAGTTAGATCCGTATTCGGCCGAATTCGAGTCCGGTTTTAATCCGGTACGGGCTTCGTACCACTTGGGACCTGTATTTGGAGAAGGACAAGTGATAATCCTTCCATCACCAAAGGATAGTGAAAAAGAAGGTTCAATGGGTAGAGTAGTAATGGTTACACTTCCAAAAGATGAAGCTGCTAAACTCATTGAAGAATCCTTAATTCTCAACTTGTCTCCCAATATTCTCATGAAAAGTTAG
- the LOC113355627 gene encoding glycine-rich RNA-binding protein RZ1B-like, translated as MTIDDDNSIYVGGIPYDCTEEDIRRVFDLYGSVIAVKIINARDVGGKCYCFVTFTNPRAAIDAINDMNGRMIGGRVVKVNEVNARGAGRPPPPPFHRSLERDIDWNNRGRDRERGGYDHERDRYGRGERNNNADRSQDGYDRPRGDYDRNRDHFLDRDQIRGPEPYEHERNRSHDRDRGKDHNLDRDLLQQTEYDRPHDYDRSRDRSLDRDQVRGRDYHERDRSRSRSQDRARSKELDLKRDTEVNRSIENNRKDMDTRSQSGSHFNDRRSRELSSSSNDNYNDEGKERLDVSTQKHGDLEKKISQIKERLEEKNHLVSELKKKSQKLEDSVASAKRLTSQRQLQLTMLQRCFLQVKDYREKLKNSEQELQSLVETVMADVDHGDEDD; from the exons ATGACGATAGATGATGATAATTCAATATACGTTGGTGGGATTCCATATGACTGCACAGAAGAAGACATTCGCAGAGTTTTCGATTTATACGGTTCTGTTATCGCTGTTAAg ATTATTAACGCTCGTGATGTTGGTGGGAAATGCTATTGCTTTGTCACTTTTACCAATCCGAGAGCTGCAATTGACGCCATTAATGATATGAATGGAAGG ATGATTGGTGGACGTGTTGTGAAAGTGAATGAAGTGAATGCAAGAGGAGCTGGAAGACCTCCTCCTCCCCCGTTTCATCGTAGTTTGGAGAGGGATATCGACTGGAACAATAGAGGTAGAGATCGGGAAAGAGGTGGTTATGATCATGAAAGGGATCGTTATGGTAGAGGTGAAAGAAATAATAATGCTGATCGGTCTCAAGATGGGTATGACCGTCCACGTGGTGATTATGATCGGAATAGAGATCATTTCTTGGACAGAGATCAAATTAGGGGTCCTGAGCCTTATGAGCATGAAAGAAACAGGAGTCATGATCGAGACCGGGGCAAGGACCATAATTTGGATCGTGACTTGTTACAGCAGACTGAATATGACCGCCCACATGATTATGATCGAAGTAGAGACCGCTCCTTAGACCGAGATCAAGTCAGGGGTCGTGATTATCATGAGCGCGACAGGAGCAGGAGTAGGAGCCAGGATCGAGCTCGCAGTAAGGAGCTGGACTTGAAGCGAGATACTGAGGTGAATAGAAGTATTGAGAATAACAGAAAAGATATGGATACAAGGAGTCAGAGTGG TTCCCATTTTAATGACCGCCGCAGCAGGGAGCTGTCATCGAGCTCCAACGATAATTATAATGACGAG ggaaAGGAACGGTTGGATGTGTCAACACAAAAGCATGGAGATCTTGAAAAGAAG ATTTCTCAAATTAAAGAGAGGTTAGAAGAGAAAAACCATCTTGTCtctgaattaaagaaaaaatctcaG AAATTGGAGGACTCAGTTGCCTCTGCAAAGAGGCTTACTTCTCAGCGGCAGCTGCAGTTGACCATG TTGCAGAGGTGTTTTCTCCAAGTAAAAGACTACAGAGAAAAGCTTAAAAACTCGGAACAGGAACTCCAG TCTCTTGTTGAAACTGTAATGGCTGATGTTGATCACGGTGATGAGGATGATTGA